The Thamnophis elegans isolate rThaEle1 chromosome Z, rThaEle1.pri, whole genome shotgun sequence genome contains a region encoding:
- the LOC116521093 gene encoding ferritin light chain, oocyte isoform-like produces MTSQIRQNYQAENEAGVNRLVNQFLQSSYTYLSLSFYYTRDDVALSKFASFFHHLSEEKHEQAEKFLTFQNRRGGRVVLQDVKKPEQDEWKNGITAMEAALKVEKSLNQALLDLHRTASHNTDPHLCDFLETHYLDEEVKLIKKLGDHVTNLKRVRAQEDGLGEYLFDRLTLGESSD; encoded by the exons ATGACCTCTCAGATCCGCCAGAACTACCAAGCCGAAAACGAAGCAGGCGTGAACCGCTTGGTCAATCAATTCCTTCAGTCCAGCTACACCTATTTGTCCTTG AGTTTTTACTACACCCGGGATGATGTGGCACTGTCCAAGTTCGCTTCCTTTTTCCACCACCTATCTGAAGAGAAGCATGAACAAGCGGAGAAGTTCTTGACTTTCCAGAACCGCCGTGGGGGCAGAGTTGTCCTGCAGGATGTCAAG AAACCAGAACAAGATGAATGGAAGAATGGAATCACTGCCATGGAAGCTGCCCTGAAGGTGGAGAAGAGCCTGAACCAGGCTCTGCTGGATTTGCATCGAACTGCCTCACACAATACAGATCCCCAT CTTTGTGACTTCTTGGAGACTCACTATTTGGATGAGGAGGTGAAGTTGATCAAGAAGCTGGGAGACCATGTGACCAACCTGAAGCGTGTGCGTGCCCAGGAGGATGGCCTTGGGGAATACCTGTTTGACCGTCTCACTCTGGGCGAATCCAGCGACTGA